In Spiroplasma sp. SV19, one DNA window encodes the following:
- the pyrH gene encoding UMP kinase, with protein MALQYKRVLLKLSGEALGNPDDLYDSKRIHDIARQIVKLQKEGLQIAIVVGGGNIWRGNRADSINMNPISADYMGMLATVMNALALEAVLKNEGSENVVVTSKIQVPEVASPYLFKKAKAALEKGAIVIMAGGTGQPKFTTDTAATIRAIEIDADVMLMAKNGVDGIYDKDPHENSDAIRFDNISLNELQEKQLKVMDLTASSLAMEDNVKIVVFDINEPDNIYKAAHGNARSTVVTGGKK; from the coding sequence ATGGCATTACAATATAAGCGTGTTTTATTAAAATTGTCTGGTGAAGCATTAGGAAATCCTGATGACTTGTATGACTCAAAGAGAATTCATGACATTGCTAGACAAATTGTTAAATTACAAAAAGAAGGACTTCAAATTGCAATTGTTGTTGGTGGTGGCAATATTTGACGTGGTAATCGTGCTGATAGTATTAATATGAATCCGATTAGTGCAGATTATATGGGAATGTTAGCAACGGTTATGAATGCATTAGCATTAGAAGCAGTTTTAAAAAATGAAGGAAGTGAAAATGTTGTTGTAACTTCAAAAATTCAAGTTCCAGAAGTAGCATCACCATATTTATTTAAGAAAGCAAAGGCTGCTTTAGAAAAAGGGGCAATTGTTATTATGGCTGGTGGAACGGGCCAACCAAAATTTACAACTGATACTGCCGCAACGATTCGGGCAATTGAAATTGATGCGGATGTGATGTTAATGGCCAAGAATGGTGTTGATGGAATTTATGACAAAGATCCACACGAAAACTCTGATGCAATTCGATTTGATAATATTAGTTTAAATGAATTACAAGAAAAGCAATTAAAAGTGATGGATTTAACAGCATCAAGTTTAGCAATGGAAGATAATGTTAAAATTGTTGTTTTTGACATTAATGAACCAGATAATATTTATAAGGCAGCACATGGGAACGCTCGTTCAACAGTCGTTACAGGAGGAAAAAAATAA
- the dxr gene encoding 1-deoxy-D-xylulose-5-phosphate reductoisomerase → MRELIIFGVSGSIGQQALQIVKTNPNDFILRAVSVYHNVVILEKILQTHPTIKMVHVANANQQATLAAKYPAITFVTGEDGFDQILATFQTAFVLNAIGGFAGLYPTLQTLQGHQRTLLLANKESLVLAGDLINQLLVAHQNQLFPIDSEHCAIFQCLEQNNAVQEIILTASGGMFANKTLTELTTIDESQALSHPNWQMGQNITIDSSTMVNKAFEIIEAYHLFKTKNITVVLHPQSILHSAVQYEDYSIIAQLSQPTMLQVLNYFFYYPLRKKNPLLKPLDFSDLMTLTFQKADLLRWKALQLAYRCLNENNALAVAFHVANEQLRLLFLAGKIKFYQIVDYIEFFMDKIKPQKLSNYQQIKQLNDTIKREIINYFSEK, encoded by the coding sequence ATGCGCGAACTTATTATTTTTGGGGTTTCCGGATCTATTGGTCAACAAGCCTTACAAATTGTAAAAACTAATCCAAATGATTTTATCCTAAGGGCCGTTAGTGTTTATCACAATGTGGTGATTCTTGAGAAAATATTACAGACACACCCAACAATTAAGATGGTTCATGTTGCGAATGCTAATCAGCAAGCAACATTAGCTGCTAAATATCCAGCAATTACTTTTGTGACAGGTGAAGATGGTTTTGACCAAATTTTAGCAACTTTTCAAACAGCATTCGTTCTGAATGCTATAGGAGGATTTGCTGGGTTATATCCAACTTTACAGACTTTGCAAGGACATCAGCGGACTTTATTATTGGCAAATAAAGAATCATTAGTATTGGCAGGAGATTTAATTAATCAGTTGCTAGTAGCACACCAAAACCAGTTGTTCCCAATTGATTCTGAACATTGTGCTATTTTTCAATGCTTAGAACAAAATAATGCTGTACAAGAGATTATTTTAACTGCTTCGGGAGGAATGTTTGCTAACAAAACACTAACTGAATTAACAACAATTGATGAAAGTCAAGCTTTGTCTCATCCAAATTGACAAATGGGTCAAAATATTACGATTGATTCTTCCACAATGGTTAATAAAGCCTTTGAAATTATTGAGGCATATCATTTATTTAAGACAAAAAACATTACTGTTGTGTTGCATCCGCAATCAATTTTACACTCAGCAGTGCAATATGAAGATTATTCAATCATAGCACAATTATCACAGCCAACAATGTTGCAAGTTTTGAATTATTTTTTCTATTATCCACTTCGGAAAAAAAATCCTTTATTAAAACCGTTGGATTTTAGTGATTTAATGACTTTAACATTTCAAAAGGCAGATTTACTACGGTGAAAAGCATTACAATTAGCATATCGTTGTTTAAATGAAAACAATGCTTTAGCTGTTGCTTTTCATGTTGCCAATGAACAGTTGCGTTTGCTATTTTTAGCCGGAAAAATTAAGTTTTATCAAATTGTTGATTACATTGAATTTTTTATGGATAAAATTAAACCACAAAAACTATCTAATTATCAGCAAATAAAACAATTAAATGATACTATTAAAAGAGAAATTATTAATTATTTTTCCGAAAAATAA
- the rseP gene encoding RIP metalloprotease RseP, whose protein sequence is MSAGMIVLGFVIGIIILLMLVTIHEFAHFVIAKLSGAYVYEFAIGFGPKIFSWGKKETRYSIRIFPFGGYVYIASELVDPPKGREEEEVPKERKMENIAKWKRLIFIVAGALMNFFIAVFIFTTTFAALNAKPSDMTYWGAKYDVGGAAYNALMTSKIPIGQDIVILNYWLGPNQTAVKAAQNFYRDHNSDDPNNAANKILASHIGTIHNIPNYQTTVYNFINNLKKQYDQSDPQHRVNFITLDFVRVNNKKEVTTAPNDRLFQTEPVELKITGNTYTVGIRAPDRQFVSTAQAYGYGWRETFTESVTILKSFGLLFTGQWGQLSGPVGIAKTVSSILTEGPALFFMYVAMLSANLFVLNLIPIPPLDGYKFLETLIEGIVGGGKRLKGRFQIWKHRHNPTEQKLLLEKYQTKEQNWQLPHKAKIIINVTGAVLFILLFIGITIKDVFF, encoded by the coding sequence ATGTCAGCGGGAATGATAGTTTTAGGATTTGTAATTGGAATTATAATTTTATTAATGCTAGTTACAATTCATGAATTTGCCCATTTTGTTATTGCAAAATTGTCGGGAGCATATGTTTATGAGTTTGCAATTGGTTTTGGGCCAAAGATTTTTTCTTGAGGAAAAAAAGAAACGCGTTATTCAATTCGAATTTTTCCTTTTGGTGGTTATGTTTATATTGCTAGTGAATTGGTTGACCCCCCAAAAGGGCGCGAAGAAGAGGAAGTACCAAAAGAACGAAAAATGGAAAACATTGCCAAATGAAAACGGTTAATTTTTATTGTGGCAGGAGCTTTAATGAATTTTTTTATTGCTGTTTTTATTTTTACAACAACCTTTGCTGCTTTAAATGCTAAACCATCTGATATGACATATTGAGGGGCCAAATATGATGTTGGTGGTGCCGCATATAATGCCTTGATGACAAGTAAAATTCCAATTGGCCAAGATATTGTTATTTTAAATTATTGGTTAGGTCCGAACCAAACAGCTGTTAAAGCAGCACAAAACTTTTATCGCGATCACAATTCTGATGATCCGAACAATGCTGCTAATAAGATTTTAGCGAGTCATATTGGTACTATTCATAATATTCCAAATTATCAAACAACTGTTTATAATTTTATTAATAATTTAAAAAAACAATATGATCAAAGTGACCCCCAACACCGTGTTAATTTTATTACATTAGATTTTGTCCGGGTTAATAATAAAAAAGAAGTAACAACTGCCCCAAATGATCGTTTATTTCAAACAGAACCAGTTGAATTAAAAATAACTGGTAATACTTATACGGTTGGGATTCGAGCGCCTGATCGTCAGTTTGTTTCAACAGCCCAAGCTTATGGTTATGGTTGACGAGAAACTTTTACAGAATCAGTGACAATTTTAAAATCATTTGGATTATTATTTACTGGTCAATGGGGACAATTATCAGGACCAGTTGGAATTGCTAAAACAGTTTCATCAATATTAACAGAAGGGCCAGCATTATTTTTTATGTATGTTGCAATGTTATCAGCAAACTTATTTGTTTTAAACTTAATTCCCATTCCCCCTTTAGATGGATACAAATTCTTAGAAACATTAATTGAAGGAATTGTTGGCGGTGGGAAACGTTTGAAAGGACGTTTTCAAATTTGAAAACATCGTCATAATCCAACCGAACAAAAGTTATTACTAGAAAAATATCAAACAAAAGAACAAAATTGACAGCTCCCGCATAAAGCAAAAATCATTATTAATGTTACGGGGGCAGTGCTCTTTATTTTATTATTTATTGGAATAACAATTAAAGATGTCTTTTTTTAA
- the frr gene encoding ribosome recycling factor: MSQEIINQTKDKMTKVLGSFENELVKIRTGRANPNMLAHIMIDYYGTLTPIQQLANIMVPEARQLVIKPYDRGTISLIVTAINKSDLGLSPNSEADLIRLNIPPLTEERRKMLVKDMWKEVEHFKIAIRNERRDSNEQIKKDANLTDDDKKYYEGEIQKLTDSFIKKLDEKGALKEKELMEV, encoded by the coding sequence ATGTCACAAGAAATTATTAACCAAACAAAAGATAAGATGACAAAAGTCTTAGGGTCATTTGAAAATGAATTAGTAAAGATTCGTACTGGTCGAGCTAATCCAAATATGCTGGCACATATTATGATTGATTATTATGGAACATTAACGCCAATTCAACAATTAGCTAATATTATGGTTCCTGAGGCGCGCCAATTAGTAATTAAACCTTATGATCGGGGAACAATTAGTTTAATTGTTACAGCAATTAATAAATCAGATTTAGGATTATCACCAAATTCAGAAGCAGATTTAATTCGTTTAAATATTCCTCCTTTAACAGAAGAACGTCGTAAAATGTTAGTAAAAGATATGTGAAAAGAAGTTGAACATTTTAAAATTGCAATTCGCAATGAACGTCGTGATAGTAATGAACAAATTAAAAAAGATGCTAATTTAACTGATGATGATAAAAAATACTACGAAGGAGAAATTCAAAAATTAACAGATAGTTTTATTAAAAAACTTGATGAAAAAGGAGCATTAAAAGAAAAAGAACTAATGGAAGTATAA
- the uppS gene encoding polyprenyl diphosphate synthase has translation MNVPQHIAIILDGNGRWATKQGLKRTAGHEEGAKRIKEVALKANALGVKYLTLYCFSTENWKRSKSEVAYLMAMPERLLNHKQVNNFKNENIVLNHIGRTTKMPAKTLAAINEAIRQTKDNSGLVLTFAFDYGAIEELLTAINEMLTAQLSVVDEKTLFNYLYTKNLPPVDLMIRCGGEQRLSNFLLLQNCYAELYFTNIFWPEFDENALWTAILDYNNRNRRFGGVKSDE, from the coding sequence ATGAATGTACCGCAACATATTGCTATTATTTTAGATGGTAATGGTCGTTGAGCAACAAAGCAAGGTTTAAAGCGAACCGCTGGGCATGAAGAAGGCGCAAAACGAATTAAAGAAGTTGCCTTAAAAGCAAATGCATTAGGCGTTAAATATTTAACCCTTTATTGTTTTTCAACTGAAAATTGAAAGCGTAGTAAAAGTGAAGTTGCTTATTTAATGGCAATGCCAGAGCGATTGCTGAATCATAAACAAGTAAATAATTTTAAAAATGAGAATATTGTGTTAAATCATATTGGTCGGACAACAAAAATGCCAGCAAAAACATTAGCTGCAATTAACGAAGCTATTAGGCAGACGAAGGACAATAGTGGCTTGGTACTAACTTTTGCCTTTGATTATGGGGCAATTGAAGAATTGCTTACTGCTATTAATGAAATGTTAACAGCTCAGTTATCTGTAGTTGATGAAAAAACTTTGTTTAATTATTTATATACCAAAAATTTACCACCCGTTGATTTAATGATTCGTTGTGGTGGTGAACAACGCTTAAGTAATTTTTTGTTGTTACAAAATTGTTATGCTGAATTATATTTTACAAATATATTTTGACCAGAATTTGATGAAAATGCTTTGTGAACAGCAATATTAGATTATAATAATAGAAATAGAAGATTTGGAGGGGTTAAAAGTGATGAATAA
- a CDS encoding phosphatidate cytidylyltransferase, whose translation MNNKQDNVLVDETNAPSDTKGNNITETNKIEQKKGMFQKKYVARHITFYVLLIFLGLYLFTGAIATEWHDKVTHIEIANYVFIGINAVILGLVNYEILRLVGGTKWPIYTQVITYLLMLFLFLFPAESVADNYGGIGAINYPFYTLLNWNWLKPWIIFVIYLCAILVYYCLTFSSKEITFGKMTLVLIFTLYLIFALKAMNKFMLNPDYGWSSVVWLALIIILTDTFAFVGGVSYGKHKLAPNVSPNKTWEGALTGTIMAAGIAIAYAVLMFNFGDEKNWVFNFFSNDNDKNVMRYVIYVLLAFVLSILSQLGDLSFSWIKRRYDIKDFSNLLPGHGGILDRLDSFSLVFFVMFIISNVALQR comes from the coding sequence ATGAATAATAAGCAAGATAATGTCCTTGTTGATGAAACAAATGCACCATCAGACACAAAAGGTAATAATATTACCGAAACAAATAAAATTGAACAAAAAAAAGGAATGTTTCAAAAAAAATATGTTGCTCGCCATATTACCTTTTATGTTTTATTAATTTTTTTAGGGTTATATCTCTTTACTGGTGCAATTGCCACAGAATGACATGATAAAGTTACTCATATTGAAATTGCGAATTATGTTTTTATTGGTATTAATGCCGTGATTTTAGGATTAGTTAATTATGAAATTCTACGGTTAGTGGGTGGAACAAAGTGACCAATTTATACCCAAGTTATTACTTATTTATTAATGCTTTTCTTATTTTTGTTTCCCGCTGAATCTGTTGCAGACAATTATGGTGGCATTGGGGCCATTAATTATCCGTTTTATACGTTATTAAATTGAAATTGATTAAAACCATGAATTATTTTTGTTATTTATTTATGTGCAATTTTAGTATATTATTGTTTAACTTTTAGTTCAAAAGAAATTACATTTGGAAAGATGACTTTAGTATTAATTTTTACGTTATACTTAATTTTTGCTTTAAAAGCAATGAATAAATTTATGTTAAATCCTGATTATGGTTGAAGCAGTGTTGTTTGATTAGCATTAATTATCATTTTAACTGATACTTTTGCTTTTGTTGGGGGAGTTAGTTACGGAAAACACAAATTAGCGCCAAATGTTTCACCAAACAAAACGTGAGAAGGAGCTTTGACAGGAACAATTATGGCGGCGGGAATTGCTATTGCGTATGCTGTTTTAATGTTTAATTTTGGGGATGAAAAAAACTGGGTTTTTAATTTCTTTTCAAATGATAATGATAAAAATGTCATGCGTTATGTTATTTATGTTTTGTTAGCTTTTGTGTTGAGTATTTTATCACAATTAGGTGATTTATCATTTTCTTGAATTAAACGTCGTTATGATATTAAAGATTTTAGTAATTTATTACCTGGCCATGGTGGTATTTTAGATCGTTTGGATTCATTTTCGTTAGTCTTTTTTGTAATGTTTATTATTTCGAATGTGGCATTACAGCGTTAA
- a CDS encoding PolC-type DNA polymerase III, giving the protein MDQQLTKLFTVNNLEFTDNYFADAKIVKSEYSTSESFFRVIIEINDFLPTDVLLKLETTLLKNSTLPTKVSFQVRNKTYQLETIFTYLEYIRFNKSELKNSFFSKLPPSRFSLADNVLKIIVHSDSEKKLVSEHCHYYENKLRRYGFNNLRLDLIVDLQENNILEINEQELIKYQENQQKNESLTLKPAISTTQPRNGTSNYIKGKMGEVSYERLIDIDQDAPNVTIYGKIVNKDRQLISTKKFIYTITVTDYSDTIAGKFFTRTEQADDFFEGLKVDEWVSIFGDIRYDTYANEQMLFIKKIARLDREDLYREDNALEKRVELHLHTKMSAMDGVVDIPALFKTLKHWNHSAIAFTDHLNVQAYPEIYNINMKYPDIKVIYGVEADMLDDKVWYVKNPHHHDLRTAKYVIFDLETTGLSSSYDEIIEFGAVIMDGISGERKIINHLFKPTIKLSSFTTELTGITDELLADKPTFIESIDQILEYFKDAILIAHNAEFDLGFIQSWLEKAGRSKINNTVIDTLQLSRILEPNLKNYRLGTIARCYNVIYNEEVAHRGDYDAIVLTDVYEHQLRKMINVYGVEFDDDIDQIHDPAVYKKLRPKHMTILAKNQQGLLDLFKLITAAHTTYFYSSPKLLRSVINEHRANLLIGSSCVNGDVFEVARNKDLSELTEVISFYDYIEIQPPSVYKHLVQMGDLTEERLLTVIKDIIYTAKKLNKLVVATGDVHYLNPEDKIFREVYINAKGIGGRPHPLYDYKQRVTDYPDQFLRTTTEMLNEFKFLNDETLIQEIVVTNANIIANQVEKVEIIKDKLYTPKIDGSNELLKELCYQNAYKIYGNPLPEIVAKRLERELNAIIKHGFAVIYWIAHKLVDKSLQDGYLVGSRGSVGSSFVATMSNITEVNPLQPHYLCPNCTYSEFIVDGSVKCGYDLPARNCPKCQQPLKGEGHDIPFETFLGFEADKVPDIDLNFSGEYQPIAHDFTKEMFGERNVYRAGTISTVAEKTAYGYVKGYFENKNMLHLKRRAELERIAKGCEGVKRTTGQHPGGIVVIPKEYQVEEFTPVNFPADDIKSNWLTTHFDFHAIHDNVLKLDILGHVDPTALRMLEDLTGIDPKTIPTNDEAVLSLFRSLDVLKIKPEDINGEKTGAIGIPEFGTFFVRKMLLDTKPTSFADLVQISGLSHGTDVWIGNAQDLIRNQNIRISEVIGCRDDIMVNLIYKGLPAQSAFKIMEDVRKGKGLTAEHEQLMRKNNVEQWYIESCNKIKYMFPKAHATAYVLMAWRVAWFKINYPVEYYATFFSTRTDVFDIKTILKGAETIKQVLRDIQVRLDNKDFNAPNKPSQKEKDLIPVYEIALEMYARGIKMNNIDLKTSMNKNFTVVENDNHEKIILPPFSAIDGLGGAVGDSIINARNEKPFLSIADLQKRTNITKAHLESFEELGILKDLSLDDQIAFEF; this is encoded by the coding sequence ATGGATCAACAATTGACAAAACTATTTACAGTTAACAACTTAGAATTTACGGATAATTATTTTGCTGATGCAAAAATTGTTAAAAGTGAGTACAGTACAAGTGAATCGTTTTTTCGTGTTATTATTGAAATTAATGATTTCTTACCAACTGATGTCTTATTAAAATTAGAAACAACTTTATTAAAAAATTCAACGTTACCAACAAAAGTTTCATTTCAGGTAAGAAATAAAACTTATCAATTGGAAACTATTTTTACTTATTTAGAATACATTCGTTTTAATAAATCAGAATTAAAAAATAGTTTTTTTAGTAAATTACCACCATCACGTTTTTCTTTGGCCGATAACGTGTTAAAGATTATTGTTCATTCGGATAGTGAAAAAAAACTTGTTAGTGAACATTGTCATTATTATGAAAACAAATTACGTCGTTATGGTTTTAATAATTTACGTTTAGATTTAATCGTTGATTTACAAGAAAATAATATTTTAGAAATTAATGAACAAGAATTAATAAAATATCAGGAAAATCAACAAAAAAATGAAAGTTTAACCTTAAAGCCTGCAATTTCAACAACTCAACCTCGGAATGGAACTAGTAATTATATAAAAGGCAAAATGGGGGAAGTCAGTTATGAACGCCTTATTGATATTGATCAAGATGCCCCTAATGTAACAATTTATGGCAAAATTGTTAATAAGGACCGGCAATTAATTTCAACAAAAAAATTTATTTATACAATTACGGTAACTGACTATAGTGATACTATTGCTGGTAAATTTTTTACGCGCACTGAACAAGCAGATGATTTTTTTGAAGGATTAAAAGTCGATGAATGAGTTAGCATTTTTGGTGACATTCGCTACGATACTTATGCTAATGAACAAATGCTTTTTATTAAAAAAATTGCACGATTAGACCGCGAAGACTTATATCGAGAAGACAATGCTCTTGAAAAACGAGTGGAATTACATTTGCATACGAAAATGAGTGCAATGGATGGTGTTGTTGATATTCCAGCTCTTTTTAAAACATTGAAACATTGAAATCATTCGGCAATTGCTTTTACTGATCACTTGAATGTGCAAGCTTATCCTGAAATTTATAATATTAATATGAAATATCCAGACATCAAAGTTATTTATGGGGTGGAAGCGGATATGCTTGATGACAAAGTTTGGTATGTTAAAAATCCCCATCATCATGATTTACGAACAGCCAAATATGTTATTTTTGACTTAGAAACAACTGGTTTGAGTAGTAGTTATGATGAAATTATTGAGTTTGGAGCAGTTATTATGGATGGGATTAGTGGCGAACGAAAAATTATTAACCATTTATTTAAGCCAACAATTAAGTTATCTTCTTTTACAACAGAGTTAACAGGGATTACTGATGAATTATTAGCTGATAAACCAACTTTTATTGAATCAATTGACCAAATTTTAGAGTATTTTAAAGATGCGATTTTAATTGCCCATAATGCCGAATTTGACTTAGGTTTTATTCAATCATGGTTAGAAAAAGCAGGGCGTTCTAAAATTAATAACACTGTTATTGATACTTTGCAACTGTCAAGGATTTTAGAACCAAATTTAAAGAACTATCGTTTAGGAACAATTGCTCGTTGTTATAATGTTATTTATAATGAAGAAGTAGCCCACCGTGGGGACTATGATGCGATTGTCTTGACTGATGTTTATGAGCACCAACTACGAAAAATGATTAATGTTTATGGTGTGGAATTTGATGATGATATTGACCAAATTCATGATCCTGCAGTTTATAAAAAGTTACGACCAAAACATATGACAATTCTTGCTAAAAATCAACAGGGATTATTAGATTTATTTAAATTAATTACTGCGGCACATACGACATATTTTTATTCATCCCCAAAATTATTACGTAGTGTAATTAACGAACATCGTGCTAATTTATTAATTGGATCATCGTGTGTCAATGGTGATGTTTTTGAAGTTGCTCGGAATAAAGATCTTAGCGAGTTAACAGAAGTTATTAGTTTTTATGATTATATTGAAATTCAACCACCAAGTGTTTATAAACATTTGGTTCAAATGGGTGATTTAACAGAAGAACGTTTATTAACAGTGATTAAAGATATTATTTATACCGCCAAAAAATTAAATAAATTAGTTGTGGCAACAGGTGATGTTCATTATCTTAATCCGGAAGATAAGATTTTTCGTGAGGTTTATATTAATGCAAAAGGAATTGGGGGGAGACCACATCCCTTGTATGATTATAAACAACGAGTTACTGATTACCCTGATCAATTTTTACGAACAACAACCGAAATGTTAAATGAGTTTAAATTTTTAAATGATGAAACATTAATTCAAGAAATTGTTGTTACAAATGCAAATATTATTGCAAATCAAGTTGAGAAAGTTGAAATTATTAAAGACAAATTATATACGCCAAAAATTGATGGTAGCAATGAACTTTTAAAGGAATTGTGTTATCAAAATGCTTATAAAATTTATGGTAATCCATTACCAGAAATTGTAGCAAAGCGATTAGAACGTGAATTGAATGCAATTATTAAACATGGCTTTGCTGTTATTTATTGAATTGCTCATAAATTAGTTGATAAATCATTACAAGATGGTTATTTAGTTGGTTCACGGGGAAGTGTTGGAAGTAGTTTTGTTGCAACAATGAGTAATATTACGGAAGTTAATCCGTTACAGCCACATTATTTATGTCCAAATTGTACTTATAGTGAGTTTATTGTTGATGGATCTGTGAAGTGTGGTTATGATTTACCAGCTCGTAATTGTCCAAAGTGTCAGCAGCCATTAAAAGGAGAAGGACATGATATTCCGTTTGAAACATTCTTAGGATTTGAAGCGGATAAAGTTCCTGATATTGACTTAAACTTTTCTGGTGAGTATCAACCAATTGCACATGATTTTACAAAGGAAATGTTTGGTGAACGAAACGTGTATCGTGCTGGAACAATTTCTACTGTGGCAGAAAAAACGGCCTATGGATATGTTAAGGGCTATTTTGAAAATAAAAATATGTTACATTTAAAACGCCGAGCAGAATTAGAACGAATTGCAAAAGGGTGTGAAGGTGTTAAACGAACAACTGGTCAACATCCGGGGGGGATTGTTGTTATTCCAAAGGAATATCAAGTTGAGGAATTTACTCCGGTTAATTTTCCCGCTGATGATATTAAGTCAAATTGATTAACAACACATTTTGATTTTCATGCGATTCATGATAATGTTTTAAAACTAGATATTTTAGGACATGTTGATCCAACAGCCTTACGAATGTTAGAAGATTTAACTGGGATTGATCCAAAAACCATTCCAACCAATGACGAAGCAGTGTTGAGTCTTTTTCGTAGTTTAGATGTTTTAAAAATTAAACCAGAAGATATTAATGGTGAAAAAACTGGAGCAATTGGAATTCCAGAGTTTGGGACCTTTTTTGTTCGCAAAATGTTATTAGATACTAAACCAACTTCTTTTGCCGATTTAGTGCAAATTTCAGGGTTATCGCATGGAACCGATGTCTGAATTGGAAATGCTCAAGATCTAATTCGTAACCAAAATATTCGAATTTCAGAAGTTATTGGGTGTCGTGATGATATTATGGTTAATTTAATTTATAAAGGATTACCAGCACAAAGTGCTTTTAAAATTATGGAAGATGTACGAAAGGGAAAAGGGCTAACAGCCGAACACGAGCAATTAATGCGGAAAAATAATGTTGAACAATGATACATTGAGTCATGTAATAAGATTAAATATATGTTCCCTAAAGCACATGCAACAGCATATGTCTTGATGGCGTGACGAGTGGCTTGGTTTAAAATAAATTATCCAGTTGAATATTATGCAACATTCTTTTCAACTAGAACTGATGTTTTTGACATTAAAACAATCTTAAAGGGAGCTGAAACAATTAAGCAAGTTTTACGCGATATTCAAGTTCGTCTTGATAATAAAGACTTTAATGCGCCAAATAAGCCATCACAAAAAGAAAAAGATTTAATTCCGGTTTATGAAATTGCCCTTGAAATGTATGCACGGGGGATTAAAATGAATAATATTGATTTAAAAACAAGTATGAATAAAAATTTTACTGTTGTTGAAAATGATAATCATGAAAAAATAATTTTACCACCTTTTTCTGCTATTGATGGTTTGGGAGGGGCAGTTGGAGACAGTATCATTAATGCACGGAATGAGAAACCATTCTTATCAATTGCTGATTTACAAAAACGAACAAATATTACAAAAGCTCATTTAGAATCGTTTGAAGAACTTGGCATTTTAAAAGACTTATCACTAGATGATCAAATTGCATTTGAGTTTTAA